The nucleotide window GTTACTAAAAAATATGCTGAGGCTAAGGTAGATTTAGAATATTTACTTACTAACTGCTCTAAATTATCAGTTAATATCTACAAATTAGGAGCGAAAATAGCTAACAGGACTAATGATCATACTTTAGCTAAGAAAATTTATGAAGGTAGACTTGTTAATTTTCCTAATAAAGGAGCTGCAAAAGCGCATAGTGAGTATGCAAAGTATTTGATTAAGCATAAGTTAGCGTCTAGTGATGAGGTTTTTTTAATTTTAGAAAAGGCCTATAAAATTTCACCTAAAGAGATGAGTGTTAAAAATATCTTTAGATATTTTACAGGTATCACTGAAAAATATAAAGATACTGATCCTCAAAAAGTATTTGATACTTATGATGATGTAATTGAATCTGTTCAAGAAAAATTAGATGATTATAATGTTAAAATAGCTAAATTACAAGCTAAAGAAGAAGCAGGTACAATAGATAGTAAAGAAAAAAAGAGGTTAAAAGCTTATACAATAAATTCTGGATCATTAGGGAAAGTAGAAGGTGGTCTTGATGCTATGATTTCTGAAATAGCTACTTGTGAAAGATTAATACCTATTTACAAAAGAGATTTTGATGCAAATAAAACAAATGGAGTTTGGTTAAAAAGATCTGTGTCAAGAATGTATAATAAAGGGTGTCAGACTGATCCATTATTTGAAACATTAGCAAAAGCTTATGCTGATGCAACACAATCTGCTGACGCATTTAACTTTATTGCTGGAGTATTAGATAACAATGGAGATAAAAAAGGAGCTGCTCAAATGAGAAAGAAAGCTTTTGATTTAGAAACTGATCCATTGAAAAAAGCTAGATTAAAATTAAGAGAAGCACAAGGAGCTAGAGGCTCAAGAGCAAGAGCTTTGGCTTACGAAGCATTAAAGTATAATCCAAATATGGGTAAAGCATATTTATATATTGCTAGTTTATATCAAAAAAGTGCTAATTCTTGTGGAAGTGACGAGTTTGAAAAAAGAATGGTATATGTTGCAGCATTAAATAAGGCATTAAAAGCAAAAAGAGTTGATCCAGGATGTGGAGCTGGTAGATATATTTCTAGTTATAAAAAACTAGTACCATCTAAGAAGTTAATTTTTCAAAAAGGTGTATCTTCAGGGATGTCTCATAAAATAGGATGTTGGATAGGTGAAACTGTTCGTATACCATAATTAAATACATGAAAGTTATTAAATATAACATATATAAAAGCATTGCTATCATTGGGTTGATAGCAATGTTTTTTTCTTGTACTAATAGTAAAAAAGAAGTGCAAGATTTTTTAGCAGATAAAAATTTACCTATTGCCATTGGTAAGGATATTTACCATGTATATAAAGATTCTGGTAGAATTACTTCAAAATTAATTACACCATTATTACAAGATTTCACAAATAGGAAAGAACACCCCTACAATAAATTCCCTAAGGGAATCAAAATTATAACTATTGAAAAAAATGGTGACTCAACAACTATCATAGGTGATTTTGCGTTAACTTATAATAAAACAAGAATTTCTGAAATAAGAGATAATGTTGTAATTATAAATCATGCAGATAACTCTAAATTAGAAACCAATCAGCTTTTTTGGGATCAAAATGAAAAGTATTTGTTTACAGAAGATGGTTTTCGTTTAACTACAGAAACCAGTATTATTAATGGTTTTGGGTTTGAATCTAGACAAGATTTATCGAAATGGGTAGCAAAAGATATTACAGGAGAAGTAGAAACTAAAGACGACGATTTATAATGAACACACTTTGGAAATATATACAATACGGATACTTAGTTGTAGGAATCATTTTTTTTATAGAGGGTTTTATTAAATGGAGCACAGATAAAGAACAAGCACTTATTATGTTTGGTTTTGGTGTTTTTATAACACTTATTTTCTTTTTTAAACGTTATTTTAGAAGAAAAGTTGAAAGTAGAAACAAACAAAATTAGGTGTAATTAGTAATAGAAAAAAACGAATTAAATGCAATTTGATATTATAATAATTTTAGTGTCAATTTTATTATCTGCTTTTTTTTCAGGTATGGAAATTGCATTTGTTTCCGCAAATAAATTACATATTGAATTAGAAAAAAAGAGAGAAGGAGTTTTACCTAAAATTCTGGCAAAAATAACTGAGAAATCTTCAAAGTTTATAACAACTATGTTGGTTGGTAATAATGTTGCTTTAGTTATTTATAGCTATTTTATGGGTAAGCTTTTAATGAATTGGTTTCAAACATTTTTACCTTCAGATAGTATTATACTAAGTTATATTTTAATAGACATTAGTTTGTTAACTCAAACAGTTATATCAACGATTATTATACTTGTTACCGCTGAGTTTTTACCAAAAGCTATTTTTAGAATCTATGCTAATGAAATGCTCAAAGTATTTGCTATACCGGCTTATTTTTTCTATTTAATTTTTTATATAATTACATGGGTAATTACTAAAATTTCTGATTTTTGTTTACAAGTTTTTTTTAAAACGACAGAAAATGAAAAGCAAACAGAATTTAGTAAAGAAGAGTTAGGTAATTATATATCTGAACAGTTAGATGGTGGGAGTAACCAAGAAAAAATTGATTCTGAAATCCAAATTTTTCAAAACGCTTTAGAGTTTCACAAAGTTAAAGCAAGAGAAATAATGGTGCCTCGAACTGAGATAATTGCTATAGATATACATGATTCGGTAGTGAATTTAAGAGAGTTGTTTATTGAAACAGGATTATCTAAGGTACTAGTATATAAAAATTCTTTAGATGATATTTTAGGGTATGTAAATGCTTTTGAATTGTTTAAAAAGCCTAGAACAATTAAATCAATACTATTACCTGTTGAGTTTGTACCTGAATCTATGATTATTAATGATGTTTTAAATTCATTAATAAAAAAAAGAAAAAGTATAGCTATTGTTGTTGATGAATATGGAGGTACCTCTGGAATAATAACAGTAGAAGATGTAGTCGAAGAATTATTTGGAGAGATTGAAGATGAACATGATAATCAAGAGCTTCTTGAAGAAAGAATAAGTGATAATGAATATAATTTTTCTGCAAGACTTGAAGTTGATTATTTAAATGAAGAGTATAATTTAGATATACCAAAAGAAGAGGCCTATGAAACTTTAGGTGGCTTTATAATTAATCATACCGAAAATATTCCTGAACAGGACGAGGTTTTACACACCGGTAAATTTCAAATTAAAATTTTAAAAGTTAGTACGTCAAAAATAGATGTGATTCATTTTAAAGTATTAGAGAAAGAAGAATAATTATTACATATAAGTAAACTTACTCTAAAACAGCTAAAAAAACATTGCATTATTAAATGTGAAATTGTATTTTCGCACACTGTTAATAAAATAAAATGACGTATGGCAATT belongs to Tenacibaculum sp. MAR_2010_89 and includes:
- the lptC gene encoding LPS export ABC transporter periplasmic protein LptC, with translation MKVIKYNIYKSIAIIGLIAMFFSCTNSKKEVQDFLADKNLPIAIGKDIYHVYKDSGRITSKLITPLLQDFTNRKEHPYNKFPKGIKIITIEKNGDSTTIIGDFALTYNKTRISEIRDNVVIINHADNSKLETNQLFWDQNEKYLFTEDGFRLTTETSIINGFGFESRQDLSKWVAKDITGEVETKDDDL
- a CDS encoding hemolysin family protein, which produces MQFDIIIILVSILLSAFFSGMEIAFVSANKLHIELEKKREGVLPKILAKITEKSSKFITTMLVGNNVALVIYSYFMGKLLMNWFQTFLPSDSIILSYILIDISLLTQTVISTIIILVTAEFLPKAIFRIYANEMLKVFAIPAYFFYLIFYIITWVITKISDFCLQVFFKTTENEKQTEFSKEELGNYISEQLDGGSNQEKIDSEIQIFQNALEFHKVKAREIMVPRTEIIAIDIHDSVVNLRELFIETGLSKVLVYKNSLDDILGYVNAFELFKKPRTIKSILLPVEFVPESMIINDVLNSLIKKRKSIAIVVDEYGGTSGIITVEDVVEELFGEIEDEHDNQELLEERISDNEYNFSARLEVDYLNEEYNLDIPKEEAYETLGGFIINHTENIPEQDEVLHTGKFQIKILKVSTSKIDVIHFKVLEKEE
- a CDS encoding M48 family metallopeptidase encodes the protein MMKKITYLLTGMFLFVAVNVVKAQASQECNIKYNLFKGNYVTKKYAEAKVDLEYLLTNCSKLSVNIYKLGAKIANRTNDHTLAKKIYEGRLVNFPNKGAAKAHSEYAKYLIKHKLASSDEVFLILEKAYKISPKEMSVKNIFRYFTGITEKYKDTDPQKVFDTYDDVIESVQEKLDDYNVKIAKLQAKEEAGTIDSKEKKRLKAYTINSGSLGKVEGGLDAMISEIATCERLIPIYKRDFDANKTNGVWLKRSVSRMYNKGCQTDPLFETLAKAYADATQSADAFNFIAGVLDNNGDKKGAAQMRKKAFDLETDPLKKARLKLREAQGARGSRARALAYEALKYNPNMGKAYLYIASLYQKSANSCGSDEFEKRMVYVAALNKALKAKRVDPGCGAGRYISSYKKLVPSKKLIFQKGVSSGMSHKIGCWIGETVRIP